The following proteins come from a genomic window of Schistocerca gregaria isolate iqSchGreg1 chromosome X, iqSchGreg1.2, whole genome shotgun sequence:
- the LOC126298478 gene encoding uncharacterized protein LOC126298478, with the protein MRYLIIVAAALHVVLGGVSQVAVRLPFLNPAGVTYLNGPAPAGLAAGPVGYAAAAPAAVGYAAAAPAAVGYAAAAPAAVGYAAAPVAVPTVHHVPGVADVPVTRIEAQPGVVQQQIDVAHPAVATRKFEVRRPAIQKQFYDIEERVVIRPAGSALVELDEPTSRLQRGPTVVSPVGPGAAVAAGPAVAAPAAVAAGPAYAPVVAATPAPVFVSSTPAPALGAYPGPAGPAPGAPAQFESDDSISVENPEFSARAAAAAQQQYESQQRAAAAQQQYEAQQRAAAQQQQYEAQQRAAAQQQQYEAQQRAAAQQQQQQQQYEAQQRAAAAAQHQAAGPLPSPQPEIRTNGAPLEQIARAQPLAGPDVVPSLRSIHPEENQANQQRLIQLLTARGGVTEVGFGRAGPAGAPVGDAGNVRARVLSATPAPAFAAPAGERVSTRRVVVSRPIETLQEVDVIEPVTKLHRVAVNTPTLFKTVRQDIARVPTTVPVLGKTIAHAAVPVGLYH; encoded by the coding sequence ATGAGGTACCTGATCATCGTCGCCGCGGCGCTGCACGTGGTTCTGGGAGGCGTGAGCCAGGTGGCAGTGCGCCTGCCCTTCCTCAACCCTGCCGGAGTCACCTACCTGAACGGCCCCGCGCCCGCCGGCCTGGCCGCCGGTCCCGTGGGctacgccgccgccgcccccgccgccgtgggctacgccgccgccgcccccgccgccgtgggctacgccgccgccgcccccgccgccgtcgGTTACGCCGCCGCCCCCGTGGCAGTGCCCACGGTGCACCACGTGCCCGGCGTGGCCGACGTGCCCGTCACCCGCATCGAGGCGCAGCCCGGCGTCGTGCAGCAGCAGATCGACGTCGCCCACCCGGCCGTGGCCACTCGCAAGTTCGAGGTGCGCCGGCCGGCCATCCAGAAGCAGTTCTACGACATCGAGGAGCGCGTCGTGATCAGGCCCGCGGGCTCCGCTCTGGTGGAGCTGGACGAGCCTACCAGCCGGCTGCAGCGCGGACCCACCGTCGTCAGCCCCGTGGGCCCGGGAGCCGCCGTCGCCGCCGGCCccgccgtcgccgcccccgccgccgtcgccgccggccCCGCCTACGCCCCGGTCGTGGCAGCCACCCCCGCCCCCGTGTTCGTGTCCTCGACGCCCGCCCCCGCGCTGGGCGCCTACCCCGGCCCGGCCGGCCCAGCCCCCGGAGCTCCCGCGCAGTTCGAGAGCGACGACTCGATCTCTGTAGAGAACCCCGAGTTCTCGGCTAGAGCCGCGGCAGCCGCCCAGCAGCAGTACGAGTCGCAGCAGCGCGCGGCCGCCGCCCAGCAGCAGTACGAGGCTCAGCAGCGCGCAGCTGCTCAGCAGCAGCAGTACGAGGCTCAGCAGCGCGCGGCGGCTCAGCAGCAGCAGTACGAGGCCCAGCAGCGCGCGgccgcgcagcagcagcagcagcagcagcagtacgagGCGCAgcagcgcgccgccgccgccgcgcagcACCAGGCCGCCGGCCCCCTGCCGTCGCCGCAGCCCGAGATCCGCACCAACGGCGCCCCCCTCGAGCAGATCGCGCGCGCTCAGCCGCTGGCCGGCCCCGACGTGGTGCCGTCCCTGCGCTCCATCCACCCCGAGGAGAACCAGGCTAACCAGCAGCGCCTCATCCAGCTGCTGACGGCGCGCGGCGGCGTTACCGAGGTGGGCTTCGGCCGCGCCGGACCCGCCGGCGCTCCCGTGGGCGACGCGGGCAACGTGCGCGCGCGCGTGCTGTCCGCCACCCCCGCGCCGGCCTTCGCCGCCCCCGCAGGCGAGCGCGTCTCCACCCGGCGCGTCGTCGTGTCCCGTCCCATCGAGACCCTGCAGGAAGTCGACGTGATCGAGCCCGTCACCAAGCTGCACCGCGTCGCCGTCAACACGCCCACGCTGTTCAAGACGGTGCGCCAGGACATCGCCAGGGTGCCCACCACCGTGCCCGTGCTGGGCAAGACCATCGCCCACGCCGCCGTGCCCGTCGGTCTCTACCACTGA